In the Hordeum vulgare subsp. vulgare chromosome 7H, MorexV3_pseudomolecules_assembly, whole genome shotgun sequence genome, one interval contains:
- the LOC123408169 gene encoding myb-related transcription factor, partner of profilin-like → MAESSENAAAAPAPAPPAAPAPATVPSPAPKTSPPASSGIPPRYDLDAKWDSCLDLSIRRVAYSSLASAFGGLILFRKLPPPPPPPSHSRPISPENHLP, encoded by the coding sequence ATGGCGGAGTCGTCCGAGAACGCCGCCGCGGCGCCCGCGCCCGCGCCACCTGCCGCCCCCGCCCCGGCCACGGTCCCGTCGCCGGCGCCGAAGACGTCCCCGCCCGCCAGCTCCGGGATCCCGCCGCGGTACGACCTGGACGCCAAGTGGGActcctgcctcgacctctccatccGCCGCGTCGCCTACTCCTCCCTCGCCAGCGCCTTCGGGGGCCTCATCCTCTTCCGTAAGCTCCCcccacctccccctcccccttcccaTTCCCGTCCGATATCGCCAGAAAATCACCTCCCATAG